From the Leptospira sp. WS60.C2 genome, one window contains:
- a CDS encoding TonB-dependent receptor, with the protein MKLSKKKILCIITFLLILPTLTFAQSSGSIRGTVIDSENGEPVFGATIVVRSEKKFAKTDFDGKYTLELPPGTYQVEYQMYGYGPQNRTVVVTAGKPIQMNVTFGAQVLQTVEVKDRAVNESDAALLQLQKKSASVSDSIGAESIKKSPDSSANEVVKRVTGITIIGGKYVFVRGLGERYSSTYLNDAYVPSTEPDKRVVPLDLFPANLIKNIRIIKTFVPEESAEFSGGLVKIETKDYPDDFTMSLGLGVGYNSNTTRNKWLTFKGGDFFGLPTANQSLPDLVKGVPNYLPFEPGSRFAGLDSRFVSLGAITFPSQWTPDQTKAPYDKNFNFTIGKTFKLDETGQRFGIIFGTTHSVDYRFRRQKDARYVPVNFIAPTVTGATTLNPVQTQDADLYVEERLFGNNLNLAYEPKAGQQFFLKNFYSVSSEKTVRDATGTNNRDNFDFYSITNDFISRQLFNSSFGGKHALNLGSLSRPHTLDWQMNYGEAKRDEPNLTQQVWRRPQGASLDTLPTRLGNNPDGSRFYSTSGDTVRSVSFAYEIPFDQWNGLKSTAKFGGSALDRFKSFTFREFGSKSNVGASPADLYLVPGEIVFNPLEFVRTNSNGVANRTFSERQVEPNAYDAYQKLHTYFGQVDIPLIPKVRFIGGARYEDSFQKVKTFVLKEQFDGRRPGYGCEFGSEYERIALINNNICPADNNGVGVIKTRDVLPSVNFVYEFLQDQNLRFGYSQTLTRPDFREMSPFAFTPYFGGDRIRGNPNLQRTYIHNFDFRYEYFMGGANYVGAGVFHKDLSNPIELIGQPVAGQISPFFTYANASRATIRGVELDFRREFFDKFRFETNVFFIKSLVNVVSWEQFTAGKAGLLDPNDRAFSYDPTNIRRPLQGQSDFVANLKFDFYLNKLKTTTIGLYYNYFGDRIFVVGANGTPDAYERGVGLTDIVFSHKMDDKLDFKFAAKNVTDQRFKIYVKDELLNEEKLFRSYREGVSFSMSASYKF; encoded by the coding sequence ATGAAACTTTCAAAGAAAAAAATACTCTGTATTATCACATTTTTATTGATCTTACCTACACTAACTTTTGCACAATCTTCAGGTTCAATACGCGGAACGGTTATTGATTCTGAAAACGGCGAACCAGTGTTTGGTGCAACAATTGTTGTTCGCTCTGAAAAGAAATTCGCAAAAACTGATTTTGACGGAAAATATACATTAGAACTTCCTCCTGGAACTTACCAAGTCGAATACCAAATGTATGGTTACGGTCCACAGAATAGAACAGTTGTTGTTACAGCTGGCAAACCAATCCAGATGAATGTCACATTTGGAGCTCAAGTTTTACAGACAGTGGAAGTAAAAGATCGTGCGGTGAATGAATCGGATGCCGCGTTGTTACAACTTCAGAAAAAATCAGCTTCCGTATCAGATTCGATCGGTGCGGAATCGATCAAAAAGTCTCCGGACTCTTCAGCTAACGAAGTAGTGAAACGGGTAACAGGAATTACTATCATTGGTGGAAAATATGTATTCGTTCGAGGGCTCGGGGAACGATATTCATCTACGTATTTAAATGATGCATATGTTCCTTCTACTGAACCAGACAAACGAGTGGTTCCTCTCGATTTATTTCCTGCAAATTTAATTAAGAACATTCGAATCATCAAAACATTTGTTCCAGAAGAATCTGCTGAATTCTCCGGTGGACTTGTAAAAATTGAAACTAAAGATTATCCTGATGACTTCACTATGAGTCTTGGTTTGGGAGTAGGGTACAATTCCAATACTACACGAAACAAATGGTTAACGTTTAAAGGTGGAGATTTTTTTGGTCTACCAACGGCAAATCAAAGTTTACCTGATTTAGTCAAAGGTGTTCCAAATTATCTACCATTTGAACCAGGAAGTCGTTTCGCTGGTTTAGATTCACGATTCGTTAGTTTAGGAGCAATTACATTTCCTTCTCAATGGACTCCTGATCAAACGAAAGCTCCTTATGATAAAAACTTTAACTTCACAATCGGAAAAACGTTCAAACTCGATGAAACGGGACAAAGATTTGGAATTATCTTCGGAACAACACATTCCGTTGATTACCGATTCAGAAGACAAAAGGATGCGCGTTATGTACCTGTTAATTTTATTGCACCAACTGTTACTGGAGCAACAACTCTAAATCCAGTACAAACACAAGATGCAGATTTATATGTGGAAGAGAGATTGTTTGGAAACAATCTAAACTTAGCATATGAACCAAAAGCAGGACAGCAGTTTTTCTTGAAAAACTTCTATTCAGTTTCTTCTGAGAAAACGGTTCGAGATGCAACCGGAACGAATAACCGTGATAATTTTGATTTCTACAGTATTACCAATGATTTCATCAGTCGCCAATTGTTTAACTCTAGTTTCGGTGGAAAACATGCGCTGAACCTAGGAAGTTTGAGTAGACCTCATACTCTTGATTGGCAAATGAATTATGGGGAAGCCAAACGGGATGAGCCAAATTTAACACAACAAGTATGGAGAAGACCACAAGGTGCTTCGCTTGATACTCTCCCAACTCGTTTAGGTAATAACCCTGATGGATCAAGATTTTATTCAACATCGGGAGATACAGTACGTAGTGTTAGTTTTGCTTACGAAATTCCTTTTGATCAGTGGAATGGTTTAAAATCCACAGCGAAGTTTGGTGGTAGTGCTTTAGATCGATTTAAGAGTTTCACATTTCGAGAGTTTGGATCAAAATCAAACGTGGGTGCATCACCTGCTGATTTATACTTAGTTCCAGGTGAAATTGTTTTTAATCCATTGGAGTTTGTTCGAACCAATTCAAATGGTGTAGCGAACCGAACATTTTCGGAACGTCAGGTGGAACCTAATGCTTATGACGCTTACCAAAAATTGCATACATATTTTGGACAAGTTGACATTCCTTTGATTCCAAAGGTTAGATTCATTGGGGGAGCTCGTTATGAAGACTCCTTCCAAAAAGTAAAAACATTTGTTTTAAAAGAACAATTTGATGGTAGAAGACCAGGTTATGGTTGTGAATTTGGAAGTGAATACGAAAGAATTGCACTCATCAATAACAACATATGTCCTGCTGATAACAATGGAGTAGGAGTCATCAAAACACGAGATGTTCTTCCGAGTGTGAACTTTGTATATGAGTTCTTACAGGATCAAAACCTCCGTTTTGGATATTCTCAAACATTGACAAGACCCGATTTTCGCGAAATGTCTCCGTTTGCCTTCACTCCTTACTTCGGTGGTGACCGTATCCGAGGAAATCCAAACTTACAAAGAACTTACATTCACAACTTTGACTTTCGTTATGAGTACTTTATGGGTGGAGCCAATTACGTCGGTGCTGGTGTTTTTCATAAAGACCTTTCCAATCCGATTGAGTTAATTGGACAACCAGTTGCCGGCCAGATTTCACCATTCTTTACCTATGCAAACGCAAGTCGCGCTACGATTCGTGGTGTGGAGTTAGATTTCCGCAGGGAGTTTTTTGATAAGTTTCGATTTGAGACGAATGTATTCTTTATCAAATCTCTCGTAAATGTGGTTTCCTGGGAACAGTTTACAGCTGGAAAAGCAGGACTTCTCGATCCCAACGACAGAGCATTCTCGTATGACCCAACTAACATCCGAAGACCTCTCCAAGGGCAGTCTGATTTCGTTGCTAACTTAAAGTTTGATTTTTACTTAAACAAATTGAAAACTACAACAATTGGATTGTATTATAACTATTTTGGAGATCGTATCTTTGTTGTCGGGGCAAACGGAACTCCCGATGCCTATGAAAGAGGTGTGGGATTAACAGATATCGTTTTCTCTCACAAGATGGATGATAAATTAGATTTCAAGTTTGCAGCAAAAAACGTAACAGACCAAAGGTTTAAGATTTATGTAAAAGATGAACTCTTAAACGAAGAAAAATTGTTCCGCTCCTACCGCGAAGGTGTATCCTTCTCTATGTCGGCAAGTTATAAATTCTAA